A DNA window from Candidatus Protochlamydia naegleriophila contains the following coding sequences:
- a CDS encoding YkgJ family cysteine cluster protein, giving the protein MSQSNPSLPWYREGLRFDCTQCGKCCTGSPGFVWVTEEEMGAMAASLGLSLSHFKRLYVKRRENRYLLVEKKSADGHDCIFFQDRKCLIYQARPQQCRTYPFWQENLLSPASWEHTAEFCEGIRADAQLISQEVIDQTLQSQPNSGAHFVSASEEGIQ; this is encoded by the coding sequence ATGAGCCAATCTAATCCATCCCTTCCATGGTATCGGGAAGGACTTCGCTTCGACTGCACGCAATGCGGTAAATGCTGTACCGGCTCGCCAGGCTTTGTTTGGGTGACAGAAGAGGAAATGGGGGCTATGGCAGCAAGTTTAGGCCTTTCACTCTCCCACTTTAAGCGGCTCTACGTCAAGCGTAGAGAAAACCGTTACTTGTTAGTCGAGAAAAAGTCTGCTGATGGCCATGACTGTATCTTTTTTCAAGACCGCAAGTGCCTCATTTATCAAGCACGGCCTCAGCAATGCCGCACCTATCCTTTCTGGCAAGAAAATCTTTTATCTCCTGCTAGCTGGGAGCATACGGCTGAATTTTGCGAAGGCATTCGCGCCGACGCACAGCTGATTTCACAAGAAGTCATCGATCAGACACTGCAATCGCAACCCAATTCTGGTGCCCATTTTGTGAGTGCATCGGAAGAAGGGATTCAATAA
- a CDS encoding GNAT family N-acetyltransferase, whose translation MREHSHFSDSLILKTERLLLKTPQLSHAEALVDFEKRNREFLKPYMATTGEDLFSVYEWEKRLEKWQVEQQHSQSMRLLFFLKGSAHRDLVIGSCHFTQCFRGAFHACYLGYKIDQSHQGYGFMFEGLQHAISYLFDDLNFHRIMANYLPTNLRSEQLLKRLGFMVEGYAKNYLMIDGRWQDHVLTSLTNAHWQEEPHEPI comes from the coding sequence ATGAGAGAGCATTCCCATTTTTCAGATAGTTTGATTTTAAAAACGGAACGTCTTTTACTAAAGACACCGCAACTAAGTCATGCAGAAGCTTTAGTCGATTTTGAAAAGAGGAATCGGGAATTTTTGAAGCCTTACATGGCGACGACTGGAGAAGATTTATTTTCCGTATACGAGTGGGAAAAGCGGCTGGAGAAATGGCAAGTCGAGCAGCAGCATAGTCAATCCATGCGTTTACTTTTTTTCCTCAAAGGATCCGCTCATAGGGATTTAGTCATTGGATCGTGCCACTTTACTCAGTGTTTTCGAGGCGCCTTTCACGCCTGCTACTTAGGCTATAAAATAGATCAGTCTCACCAGGGTTATGGCTTTATGTTTGAAGGGCTTCAACATGCAATTAGCTATCTATTTGACGACTTAAATTTTCATCGCATCATGGCCAATTACCTTCCCACGAATCTACGTAGTGAGCAGCTCTTAAAGCGCCTAGGATTCATGGTTGAGGGGTATGCTAAAAACTATTTAATGATTGATGGACGCTGGCAAGACCATGTCTTGACATCTTTAACCAATGCACACTGGCAAGAGGAGCCTCATGAGCCAATCTAA
- a CDS encoding gamma-glutamyl-gamma-aminobutyrate hydrolase family protein: MKAAAVNKPIIGISASLLMIETGCFKGRERVFVGQDYIQAIVQAGGIPVVLPVVSDEGAVERQMELIDGLLLSGGYDVHPLLYGEEPDALLQDLYPERDQYEIQLTQGAYQSGMPILGVCRGLQLMNVAFGGTLYQDVSRHSPFVLQHLQHAQVHVGAHTVELVEGTVLKNAMQVDLLLTNSFHHQSVKKVAPGFRVNALAKDGIVEGIEKVDHPFIVGVQWHPELMVEKQLEAGKLFKSFVEASKAARR; this comes from the coding sequence ATGAAAGCTGCAGCGGTTAACAAACCCATTATCGGAATTTCGGCAAGTTTATTGATGATTGAGACGGGGTGTTTTAAAGGAAGAGAAAGGGTCTTTGTGGGGCAAGATTACATTCAGGCGATTGTACAAGCGGGAGGTATCCCGGTTGTTTTACCAGTTGTATCCGATGAGGGGGCTGTTGAAAGGCAAATGGAGTTGATTGATGGATTACTGCTTTCAGGGGGATATGACGTTCATCCGCTTCTATACGGAGAAGAGCCGGATGCTCTCTTGCAAGACTTGTATCCTGAACGCGATCAATACGAAATTCAGCTGACTCAAGGTGCTTATCAAAGTGGAATGCCTATTTTGGGGGTTTGCCGCGGGTTGCAACTCATGAATGTGGCTTTCGGGGGCACTCTCTATCAAGATGTCTCTCGCCACTCACCATTCGTTTTGCAACATTTGCAACATGCCCAGGTTCATGTGGGAGCCCATACTGTAGAGCTTGTTGAGGGCACGGTGCTCAAAAATGCCATGCAGGTTGACTTGCTTTTGACAAATAGCTTCCACCACCAGTCAGTCAAAAAGGTGGCCCCTGGATTTAGAGTCAATGCTTTGGCTAAAGATGGCATTGTAGAAGGAATTGAAAAAGTCGATCATCCTTTTATTGTAGGTGTCCAGTGGCATCCTGAATTGATGGTGGAAAAGCAGCTAGAGGCCGGTAAGCTTTTTAAAAGCTTTGTTGAGGCTAGCAAGGCGGCGCGCCGATGA
- a CDS encoding APC family permease: MTTDSKKMGLISVVLLGINGIIGSGIFLLPGKVFELAGHFSPFVYIFVTLLVLAIAWCFAQCAALFNRNGGAYVYAKEAFGNFIGFEIGFMRWIVGIMGWAALIVGFVTALSSVWPQALEEPVRSILILGLIGALILFNIAGTRALKHLNNVITVAKLLPLLFFILVGVFYMQQLHFIESVPSEWDSTSFGGAAIIIFYAFGGFETLVVAAGEMRNPTKNLPIAVMTVISFCSLLYFVIQMIATGILGPALSESSAPLADAGEQIFGMPGRWLVTLTMLVSIGGVNISASFIIPRSGVALAEDRMIPKWIAETNRSGAPIWAILITTGFTAIAALSGNFAQLAAISVVSRFAQYGATCVAVMVLYQRREIPVTPFKKVLLTVIPLLALTGLFWMALQATPSQLYWGLGALIPGIPLYLLQKRRQNRVVQIAN, translated from the coding sequence ATGACGACAGACAGTAAAAAAATGGGACTCATTAGCGTGGTCCTGTTAGGAATTAATGGAATCATTGGATCGGGGATCTTTTTGCTTCCGGGAAAAGTCTTTGAGCTTGCAGGGCATTTTAGCCCCTTTGTCTATATTTTTGTAACGCTTCTAGTGTTGGCTATCGCTTGGTGTTTTGCTCAGTGCGCGGCTCTTTTTAATCGAAATGGCGGAGCCTATGTTTACGCTAAAGAGGCTTTTGGAAACTTTATTGGGTTTGAAATTGGCTTCATGCGCTGGATTGTCGGAATCATGGGATGGGCAGCTTTGATAGTAGGTTTTGTAACGGCTCTGAGTTCTGTCTGGCCACAAGCGTTAGAGGAGCCTGTTCGAAGCATACTCATTTTGGGCTTAATTGGAGCGCTCATTCTTTTTAATATTGCCGGAACGCGGGCCCTTAAACATCTCAATAATGTGATTACGGTTGCGAAATTGCTGCCGCTCCTATTTTTTATTTTAGTAGGAGTCTTTTACATGCAGCAGCTTCACTTTATTGAATCTGTGCCGTCTGAATGGGATTCGACCTCTTTTGGGGGAGCCGCCATCATTATTTTTTATGCCTTTGGAGGGTTTGAAACCCTTGTTGTTGCTGCGGGTGAAATGAGAAATCCAACTAAAAATTTGCCCATCGCCGTCATGACAGTCATCAGTTTTTGCTCCTTACTTTACTTTGTGATACAGATGATCGCAACGGGAATTTTAGGCCCGGCTTTGAGTGAAAGTTCTGCTCCTTTAGCCGATGCAGGAGAACAAATTTTTGGGATGCCAGGGCGATGGCTTGTGACGCTTACGATGCTTGTTTCGATTGGAGGGGTGAATATTTCGGCCTCTTTTATTATCCCGCGCAGCGGTGTTGCCTTGGCAGAAGATAGGATGATTCCAAAATGGATTGCAGAGACCAATCGTTCTGGTGCCCCCATTTGGGCCATTTTGATCACGACGGGTTTCACAGCTATTGCAGCACTGTCTGGCAACTTTGCTCAGCTGGCGGCCATTAGCGTGGTTTCACGCTTTGCTCAATATGGTGCGACGTGTGTGGCTGTCATGGTGCTCTATCAGCGAAGAGAAATACCTGTGACGCCTTTCAAAAAAGTATTGTTGACTGTCATTCCCCTTCTTGCGTTGACTGGTCTTTTTTGGATGGCTCTTCAAGCAACCCCATCGCAACTCTATTGGGGGCTTGGCGCGCTGATTCCTGGCATTCCGCTCTATCTGTTACAGAAAAGACGCCAGAATCGGGTTGTGCAAATTGCAAACTAG
- a CDS encoding agmatine deiminase family protein gives MKTPKELGYFFPPEWAPHHATWLSWPHKEASWPGKLQAIYPVYAEFVRLLAESELVCINVNNKQMQKEAESHLMQAGADLSQVRFFLFPTNDAWCRDHGPAFLLHSSPDARKAVVDWNYNAWGGKYPPYDLDDQIPLRIANYYQIHCFQPGIIMEGGSVEFNGKGSLLTTKSCLLNPNRNPHLTQSQIESYLVDYYGVDQVLWLDSGIEGDDTDGHIDDLTRFVNEDTVVTVVESQKESPNYPILQSNLKALKAMRLLNGKQLNVIELPMPAPYMEDGQILPCSYANFYISNKTVIVPIFEDPMDEQALEILTSCFKDRKVVGLNSKDIIWGLGSFHCLSQQEPA, from the coding sequence ATGAAAACGCCCAAAGAATTAGGCTATTTTTTTCCGCCCGAATGGGCACCTCACCACGCCACATGGCTCAGCTGGCCGCATAAAGAGGCCTCTTGGCCGGGTAAGTTGCAAGCCATTTACCCCGTCTACGCAGAATTTGTACGCCTCTTAGCCGAGAGTGAGCTGGTTTGCATCAACGTCAATAATAAACAGATGCAAAAAGAGGCTGAATCTCATCTCATGCAAGCAGGGGCTGATCTAAGCCAGGTGCGCTTCTTTCTATTTCCAACAAACGATGCCTGGTGCCGGGACCATGGACCGGCCTTTTTGCTCCATTCTTCTCCTGATGCTCGTAAAGCAGTTGTCGATTGGAATTATAATGCCTGGGGAGGCAAATACCCGCCTTATGATCTTGATGATCAAATCCCCTTGCGGATTGCAAACTACTATCAAATTCACTGCTTCCAACCAGGCATTATCATGGAAGGTGGCTCGGTCGAATTTAACGGCAAAGGATCTCTCTTGACAACCAAATCTTGCCTGCTCAATCCCAACCGCAACCCACATTTAACGCAGTCGCAAATCGAGTCGTATCTTGTCGACTATTACGGAGTCGATCAAGTTCTATGGCTCGACAGTGGGATCGAGGGGGATGACACGGATGGACACATCGATGATTTGACCCGCTTCGTCAACGAAGATACGGTCGTGACTGTTGTCGAGTCTCAGAAAGAGAGCCCTAACTATCCTATTTTGCAAAGCAATTTAAAAGCATTAAAAGCGATGCGATTATTGAATGGCAAACAGCTCAACGTGATTGAACTCCCCATGCCAGCTCCTTACATGGAAGATGGGCAGATACTGCCTTGCAGTTATGCCAATTTTTATATCAGCAACAAAACAGTCATTGTGCCCATCTTCGAAGACCCCATGGATGAGCAAGCTCTAGAGATCTTGACCTCTTGCTTTAAAGATCGAAAGGTTGTGGGATTGAATTCCAAAGACATCATTTGGGGATTGGGAAGCTTTCACTGCTTAAGCCAGCAAGAGCCGGCTTAA
- a CDS encoding carbon-nitrogen hydrolase, which produces MNTNVKIGLIQLACSEDLEQNFTNAVQKIKEAAAKGAQIICLPELFRSRYFCHEENYDFFQLAEPIPGPTTERLAPLAKELGVVIIASLFEKRASGVYHNTTAVIDADGTYLGKYRKMHIPDDPGYFEKFYFTPGDLGFKTFSTKFGKVGILICWDQWYPEGARITALMGADMLFFPTAIGWALSQDDQTNQDQYQAWQVIQRSHAIANGLPVISVNRVGIEEEMQFWGGSFVANPFGRLLCQADHVKEEVVVQVISLNQSDYYRTHWPFLRDRRIECYQPITKRFIDEPAS; this is translated from the coding sequence ATGAATACAAACGTTAAAATTGGACTTATTCAATTGGCTTGCTCCGAAGATTTAGAGCAAAACTTTACTAACGCTGTGCAAAAAATTAAAGAAGCCGCCGCCAAAGGAGCCCAAATTATTTGCCTGCCGGAGCTTTTCCGCTCGCGCTATTTTTGCCATGAAGAAAATTACGACTTCTTTCAACTGGCTGAACCCATTCCCGGCCCGACAACTGAGCGCCTAGCCCCCCTTGCCAAAGAACTCGGCGTGGTCATCATTGCCTCACTTTTCGAAAAGAGAGCGAGCGGCGTTTACCATAATACAACGGCTGTCATAGATGCCGATGGTACATATCTTGGCAAATACCGCAAAATGCACATTCCAGACGATCCGGGCTATTTCGAAAAATTTTACTTTACACCTGGAGACTTAGGCTTCAAGACTTTTTCTACTAAATTTGGAAAAGTCGGCATTCTTATTTGTTGGGATCAATGGTATCCTGAAGGGGCACGCATCACGGCGCTTATGGGGGCCGATATGCTTTTTTTCCCAACAGCCATCGGCTGGGCTTTGAGTCAGGATGATCAAACCAACCAGGATCAGTATCAGGCTTGGCAAGTAATCCAACGCTCACATGCAATTGCCAACGGTTTACCAGTCATTTCAGTCAACCGCGTCGGCATAGAAGAGGAGATGCAATTTTGGGGCGGATCTTTTGTCGCCAATCCTTTTGGAAGATTGCTCTGTCAAGCTGACCATGTAAAGGAAGAGGTTGTCGTTCAAGTAATCAGCCTCAACCAGTCAGATTATTACCGCACCCATTGGCCATTTCTTAGAGATCGGCGCATTGAATGCTACCAACCCATCACCAAACGCTTTATCGACGAGCCTGCCTCATGA
- a CDS encoding deoxyhypusine synthase family protein: MTIREFMRRNFKHFNAAVCVDAAEAWMAHLDKGGKMLVTLAGAMSTAELGISLAELIRQDKVHAICCTGANLEEDVFNLIAHTHYERVPHYRSLTVEDELALLKRGMNRVTDTCIPEDTAIRRIEKEVLDLWQKADKSQQRYFPYEFMYQLLDSKQLEKSYEIDPKDSWLLAAKEKNLPIWTPGWEDSTLGNIFVSHVIAGDLSSFSIMKSGTEQMATLVEWYKQLCKSSSIGFFQIGGGIAGDFPICVVPLIRQDLQEKVPLWGYFCQISDSTTSYGSYSGAVPNEKITWGKLDGKTPSFVIESDASIVAPLIFNYILNQ; this comes from the coding sequence ATGACTATTCGCGAATTTATGCGTCGTAATTTTAAACATTTTAATGCAGCCGTTTGCGTCGACGCAGCAGAAGCTTGGATGGCACACCTAGATAAGGGCGGCAAAATGCTAGTTACCCTGGCAGGCGCCATGAGTACGGCAGAACTTGGCATTTCTTTAGCCGAATTAATCCGACAAGATAAAGTACATGCCATTTGCTGCACAGGCGCCAATCTTGAAGAAGATGTCTTCAACCTCATCGCCCACACTCATTACGAAAGAGTTCCCCACTACCGCTCTTTAACTGTCGAAGATGAACTGGCCCTCCTCAAAAGAGGCATGAACCGCGTAACAGATACGTGTATCCCAGAAGATACTGCCATTCGGCGCATTGAAAAAGAAGTTCTGGATCTTTGGCAAAAAGCAGACAAGAGCCAGCAGCGCTATTTTCCCTATGAGTTCATGTATCAGCTGTTAGACTCTAAGCAATTAGAGAAGTCCTACGAAATTGATCCTAAGGACTCGTGGTTGCTCGCTGCCAAAGAAAAAAATCTTCCCATTTGGACGCCAGGCTGGGAAGACTCTACTCTCGGTAATATTTTCGTCTCTCACGTCATTGCGGGTGATTTAAGCAGCTTCTCGATCATGAAGTCAGGAACAGAGCAAATGGCTACGCTTGTAGAGTGGTACAAGCAGCTATGCAAAAGCTCTTCGATTGGATTTTTCCAGATCGGCGGTGGAATTGCAGGTGATTTTCCCATTTGCGTTGTTCCACTCATTCGGCAAGACTTACAAGAAAAAGTTCCTCTTTGGGGGTATTTTTGCCAAATCAGTGACAGTACGACCTCTTATGGATCCTATAGCGGAGCCGTTCCCAATGAAAAAATCACTTGGGGTAAGCTGGATGGGAAAACGCCAAGCTTTGTCATTGAATCGGATGCATCCATCGTCGCCCCTTTAATTTTTAACTACATCCTCAATCAGTAA
- the speA gene encoding biosynthetic arginine decarboxylase, which translates to MNDWNLAQNQHLYWTQTWGHPYFSINEKGHVVVKMHADGPEGDLFELVESLVQRGIEAPILIRLDGIVRDRIHYLQAAFESAIEEFNYKNTYRIAYPIKVNPQFHVVDLIEQTGHPYQLGLEVGSKPELLAVLTCNNNLESLLLCNGYKDAEYIELALLARKLGRRSIIIIEQLYELPLVLDIAKKLNVEAEIGFRMKLSAKGSGRWQTSGGDQAKFGLSTHEIVLCLEQLQKAGKSHWLKLLHFHIGSQITAIESIKKALNEASRMYTELALICPSLTFFDAGGGLGVDYDGSKTTSDSSMNYSVEEYARDVVYAIGEACDKAELPHPMIITESGRALVAHHAVLISEVIDVALTINPQEGILTPPTEHDLLTSFYKLYQELTPEGCQEALHDANELKEAMLENFLHGNLSLIERAYAEKVYRHLIAKIHWLTKELAYIPEDIEKLDQQLIDTYFCNFSVFQSVPDSWAIEQLFPIMPIHHLNEEPKRRAILADLSCDSDGKIDRFVSRKGSKHYLPLHEFKNSPYYVGIFLTGAYQEILGGLHNLFGDANAVHVDLDEDGKWEIKHVVEGDTIEEVLSYAQYNPQQLIKQLRVLIEKGLRSGRLSPEESAKLQKRFKESLESYTYLVV; encoded by the coding sequence GTGAACGATTGGAATTTAGCTCAAAATCAACATCTCTATTGGACTCAAACGTGGGGACACCCCTATTTTAGCATCAATGAAAAAGGGCATGTCGTCGTTAAAATGCATGCTGACGGTCCCGAAGGCGATCTATTTGAATTAGTGGAATCGCTGGTACAAAGAGGGATTGAAGCGCCCATTCTCATTCGCCTGGATGGAATCGTGCGCGATCGCATTCACTATCTTCAAGCAGCTTTTGAGTCTGCCATCGAAGAATTTAACTACAAAAACACATATCGCATTGCCTATCCAATTAAGGTAAATCCCCAATTCCATGTTGTGGACTTGATTGAGCAAACAGGGCATCCTTATCAATTAGGGCTCGAAGTCGGCAGTAAACCCGAGCTGCTCGCCGTTTTAACATGCAACAACAACCTTGAATCTCTTTTGCTTTGCAATGGCTATAAAGATGCCGAATACATTGAATTAGCCTTACTGGCCCGCAAGTTGGGCAGACGTTCGATCATTATCATCGAGCAACTCTATGAACTTCCACTTGTCTTAGACATTGCCAAAAAGCTCAACGTCGAAGCCGAAATCGGTTTTCGCATGAAGCTGTCGGCAAAAGGCAGCGGACGCTGGCAAACGTCGGGCGGCGACCAGGCAAAATTTGGCCTGAGCACACACGAAATCGTTTTGTGTTTAGAACAGCTTCAAAAGGCCGGAAAATCCCACTGGTTGAAACTCCTGCACTTTCATATTGGAAGCCAGATCACAGCCATTGAATCGATCAAAAAAGCGCTCAATGAAGCCTCTCGGATGTATACCGAACTCGCACTCATTTGTCCTTCTCTCACATTTTTCGATGCTGGGGGCGGATTGGGAGTCGATTACGACGGTTCAAAAACAACCTCTGATTCTTCGATGAATTATTCGGTTGAAGAATATGCAAGAGACGTCGTGTATGCGATAGGAGAAGCCTGTGATAAGGCAGAACTCCCCCATCCGATGATCATTACTGAATCTGGACGCGCCTTGGTGGCTCATCATGCTGTCTTGATTTCAGAAGTGATTGACGTTGCTTTGACAATCAACCCTCAAGAAGGTATCCTCACACCGCCGACTGAGCATGATTTACTAACAAGCTTCTACAAGCTGTATCAAGAGTTGACTCCAGAAGGATGCCAAGAAGCCTTGCATGATGCCAATGAGCTTAAAGAGGCCATGTTGGAAAACTTTCTGCACGGCAATTTATCCTTGATCGAAAGGGCCTATGCTGAGAAAGTCTACCGCCACCTCATAGCCAAGATTCACTGGCTCACCAAGGAACTTGCCTATATTCCTGAAGACATCGAAAAGCTGGATCAGCAACTGATTGATACCTATTTTTGCAATTTCTCGGTCTTTCAATCGGTGCCAGACTCATGGGCTATCGAACAGCTATTCCCGATCATGCCCATTCATCACTTGAATGAAGAACCAAAAAGGCGCGCCATTTTGGCTGATCTAAGCTGCGATAGCGACGGTAAAATTGATCGTTTTGTCAGCCGCAAAGGCTCCAAACACTATCTTCCTCTCCATGAATTCAAAAACTCGCCTTATTATGTTGGGATCTTTTTGACTGGCGCTTATCAGGAAATTTTAGGCGGCTTGCATAATCTCTTTGGTGATGCCAATGCAGTTCACGTCGACCTGGATGAGGACGGAAAGTGGGAAATCAAGCATGTTGTCGAAGGAGATACCATCGAAGAGGTTCTCAGCTATGCCCAATACAACCCCCAGCAACTCATCAAACAACTACGCGTCTTGATAGAAAAGGGGCTCCGATCCGGACGGCTATCGCCTGAAGAATCTGCAAAACTGCAAAAGCGGTTTAAAGAATCGCTAGAAAGCTATACATACTTAGTCGTTTAA